From Trichomycterus rosablanca isolate fTriRos1 chromosome 27, fTriRos1.hap1, whole genome shotgun sequence, a single genomic window includes:
- the ddx28 gene encoding probable ATP-dependent RNA helicase DDX28, whose protein sequence is MHVVNVGFSVLCSKQLVKQIWSFSTRRISSATTEPVIIRIPRRIQDRINNVKQVKRKSLEKVPTVRAGRLLIKSKNPTFNQSVSYTLGKFEEPVLASKGWKNNKSFGDYFTINSTQNDPPFFSESKSESNEDGTGHRRTFASLHLIADLVTTLQTHNITHPTTVQLQTIPRLLRGHNVLCAAETGSGKTLAYMLPIIHKLHMEMDPEHVLKSDQKTRAVVLVPSRELAEQVTFVAKAMSQPLGFRVKVIGGGRGVASIKAAFLQGQPDILVATPGALLKALWRRFVDLSELHFMVVDEADTMFDASFVGMLEKILTQTQISANISETVGPIKKAQLVVVGATFPGGLGELLSKVTDLGTLVTVRSQNLHFLMPHVKQTFLKVRGSEKVLELHQALKEAAREHKGVLVFCNSAATVNWLGYTLEEMGLRHVRLQGEMPASMREGIFQSFQKGHVDVMICTDIASRGLDTQRVGLVVNYDFPESYTDYIHRSGRVGRAGGSGGGHVISFVTHLWDVELVQSIETAARRRACLPGMDKEIQIPITKILAQDSK, encoded by the coding sequence ATGCATGTGGTAAATGTTGGCTTTAGTGTACTTTGTTCGAAGCAGTTGGTAAAGCAAATCTGGAGCTTCAGTACACGAAGAATATCAAGTGCAACTACAGAACCTGTGATAATCCGCATCCCGAGGCGAATACAAGACCGCATAAACAATGTAAAGCAAGTCAAACGCAAAAGCCTGGAAAAGGTGCCCACAGTGAGGGCTGGCAGGCTGCtgatcaaaagcaagaacccaACTTTCAACCAGTCTGTTAGCTATACCCTGGGCAAATTTGAAGAACCAGTTCTTGCATCGAAGGGATGGAAGAATAACAAATCATTTGGGGACTACTTTACCATAAACAGCACCCAGAATGACCCTCCATTCTTTTCTGAGTCTAAATCAGAGAGTAACGAGGATGGCACTGGCCACAGACGAACCTTCGCCAGCCTTCATCTGATTGCTGACCTGGTCACAACTCTTCAGACTCACAACATCACTCATCCTACCACTGTCCAGCTCCAGACCATTCCTAGACTGCTCAGAGGGCACAACGTCTTGTGCGCAGCCGAGACCGGCAGTGGTAAAACTCTTGCATACATGCTGCCCATCATCCACAAGCTACATATGGAGATGGACCCCGAACATGTGCTAAAATCTGACCAGAAAACCAGAGCTGTGGTCCTGGTGCCATCTCGAGAGCTGGCAGAACAGGTTACCTTCGTAGCAAAGGCCATGAGCCAACCACTTGGCTTCAGAGTTAAGGTAATTGGAGGAGGACGAGGAGTCGCAAGCATCAAGGCAGCATTTCTTCAAGGCCAGCCTGACATTCTGGTAGCTACCCCCGGTGCTCTGCTGAAAGCATTGTGGAGACGCTTTGTGGATCTCAGTGAGCTGCATTTTATGGTTGTCGACGAAGCTGACACAATGTTTGATGCAAGCTTTGTAGGCATGCTTGAGAAGATCCTCACACAAACCCAGATTTCGGCCAATATATCAGAGACGGTTGGACCTATCAAAAAAGCACAACTTGTGGTAGTGGGTGCCACTTTTCCTGGAGGGCTTGGAGAGCTTCTTAGTAAAGTGACTGACCTAGGAACTTTGGTCACAGTTAGGAGCCAAAATTTGCATTTTCTGATGCCACATGTCAAGCAGACCTTTCTTAAAGTTCGAGGATCAGAAAAAGTTCTGGAGCTTCACCAAGCCCTAAAAGAAGCGGCGCGTGAACACAAAGGCGTCTTGGTGTTCTGCAATTCAGCCGCCACTGTAAACTGGCTTGGATACACTCTGGAAGAAATGGGCTTGCGTCATGTCCGGCTTCAAGGAGAAATGCCAGCTTCCATGAGAGAAGGGATCTTTCAGAGTTTCCAAAAAGGTCATGTTGATGTTATGATCTGCACAGATATCGCTTCCCGAGGACTTGATACACAAAGAGTGGGACTGGTGGTGAACTATGATTTCCCTGAGTCTTATACGgactatatacacagatcagggcGCGTGGGCCGGGCAGGAGGCTCAGGTGGTGGACATGTAATAAGTTTCGTCACTCATTTGTGGGATGTGGAGCTGGTGCAGAGCATTGAGACTGCGGCAAGGAGGAGAGCATGTTTGCCCGGAATGGACAAGGAGATACAGATACCCATCACCAAAATATTAGCACAGGACAGCAAATGA